Part of the Chlamydiota bacterium genome, CCATGGAAGTAGAATTAATCTGTCCAATTGCGATGGAAAAGGGAGTAAAGTTTGCGATCAGAGAAGGTGGAAAAACGATTGGTGCAGGAAGAGTTGCTGAAATTATTAAATGATAAAGATGGCTAGAGGCTCGAGGCTGGAGGCTCGAAGCAAAAGCAAAACAAGGCAAAATAAAAGCAAAGAATTTCAAGAGATAGAAATCAGTCATTGGCGACTATCTTTTATAGTTGAAAGGTTAAGGGTTCAGCATGTCACAGAGAATAAGAATTAAGCTGAGAGGATATGATCAACGGGTTCTCGATCAATCTACAGGAGATATTGTAGATACAGCCAAGAGAACGGGAGCGACAGTTCGAGGTCCGATTCCTTTGCCCACGAATATTGGACGGTATACGGTTTTGAGGTCTCCCCATGTCGATAAAAAGTCTCGGGAACAGTTCGAGATCCGAACTCATAAAAGGCTTTTAGATATTCTGGATCCAACAGCAAAGACCATTGATGAATTGCGCAGGTTAAATTTGCCGGCCGGGGTTGATATTAATATTAAAGCTTAAAAAAAGTCAGTTAGTTTTAGAAAAGAAAATACTTGAATCAGATATTGAAATAGCGTATTCTTTTTGCCCACACAAGTAGTTCTTCGATTACTCCCTTTCGTAGGGATTCTTTCGTAGGGATTATGGTGTTTCTGCTTGGGGTTTAAGGCTTAAGCGGAATACTCTGATGGGTCCGAACAAGCAGTGGCGAAAAGAATTTCTTAACAGGTGTGAGATAGATATGAATACAATTTTAGGAAGAAAAATTGGAATGACTCGTATTTTTAGTGAAAAGGGAGATGAGATTCCAGTCTCAGTGATTGAGGCAGGCCCTTGTCAAGTCACTCAAGTTAAA contains:
- the rpsJ gene encoding 30S ribosomal protein S10, with amino-acid sequence MSQRIRIKLRGYDQRVLDQSTGDIVDTAKRTGATVRGPIPLPTNIGRYTVLRSPHVDKKSREQFEIRTHKRLLDILDPTAKTIDELRRLNLPAGVDINIKA